The region AGTTGCCTTCAGTGAATAAAATTGagctatatttaaatattttttgtagttGAAAATAATCTCTCTCGAATATTGGACCTTTGTACCAAGTGCATCAAATttgaattttctgatttttaaaagttcttgaaATTGAGAAATATGCTTCTGAGTAAGGTTTTTAAATTAGTATATTCTTGGCAtttatgtaaaacatttttttcctctctaccCCCCAGAAGCTCATTTTCATCCTGTTGGATTCATCTTGATTGCAACATCATGTCTGGTTCTAATGGTATCAAAGGAAATTCCCATAACAAGGCCCGAACATCTCCTTACCCAGGTTCAAAAGTTGAACGAAGCCAGGTTCCCAATGAGAAAGTGGGCTGGCTAGTTGAGTGGCAGGACTATAACCCTGTAGAGTACACTGCACTCTCTGTCCTGGCTGGACCCCGGTGGGCAGATCCTCAGATCAGGTGAGCAGATAAACTGACTTTACCAGTCATAAGCCATTTAGACAAAGTGGTGGATGAATTTACAAATTATCATTTTGACTCcttaaagtcatttttatttatacttgCCTTTGTTATAATTTAGTTTCCACATTTACTTGAATTCTTGTCAAAGCTAAACCAGtcatatttgtttattcttttagaAGTTTTAGGAAggtcctttcaaatacataaattattttgatttgaaaTCTATTTTGCCATGAAATAACAGCTGGTGGTTTCTGTTTTCATGAGTCCTGTTTGGGTTACCAATAGAATATCTTTTGTGATTATTTCCCGATATAGCTAGACTTGTATTTGAAgtagtgaaaatatttttcagaaatttttccAGATTAGGATGATGATGAAATTAGATCAATGTGAAAAAACAGACAAGGGATAGATACAAGGGAGAACATGAGAGTGAGTAGGAAGAGAAACTCAAGCCAAAATGTTTTGACTGAATTCATGGAAATTCTGCATTGAGTCACACTTtctgttccttttatttttcttagctttattgaagtataatttacaaaaatgtGTATATTCAAGGTATAACTACAATTgcatgttttgatatatgttgtgaaatgattaccacaatcaaaATCGAGGCAGTTAACATCCATCACCTCACatagttttttttgtgtgtttggtgagaacatttaagagATACTCTCAGCAAGTTTCAAGGGCATAATATAGTATTGTTAACTGTAGTCACCTGCTATACATTAGATCCTTAGAACTTATTCTTCCTGTATAAGTGAAACCCACGGGGACTTGGGCTTGAACTAGGTCTGATTTCAGAATTCATTCTCTTAACTACTCTGTTCACCTTAGTTCTGGAACACTTTTATAAGTTTGATTTATAATGGGTATGCCTATTGTAAATGATAGTCCTCTCAAAGCATTATTTAGcctgttaagtaaaaaaaaagttgctggtTGGATAGATCCAATATTAGTTTATGAGACTGCTGAACTTCACCATGCACTTGATTTGATTTGACCCATGATTTCCTTATTCTATCCAAAGCTGTGTTTGTAACTTTGTGATagcatttggatttttaaataatcatgatAATAACCTATGGAtaaattattgatttta is a window of Lepus europaeus isolate LE1 unplaced genomic scaffold, mLepTim1.pri SCAFFOLD_669, whole genome shotgun sequence DNA encoding:
- the LOC133755658 gene encoding ADP-ribose pyrophosphatase, mitochondrial-like encodes the protein MAGRFLGKALATVSLSVALASVVVRSAGCRRIPAYRSSFSSCWIHLDCNIMSGSNGIKGNSHNKARTSPYPGSKVERSQVPNEKVGWLVEWQDYNPVEYTALSVLAGPRWADPQIR